The proteins below come from a single Streptomyces sp. B3I8 genomic window:
- a CDS encoding alanine racemase: protein MALTLYVDTARWRAHQKHVQDQFPGLVPVCKGNGYGFGHERLAEEATRMGSDILAVGTTYEAARIKDWFGGDLLVLTPFRRGEEPVPLPDRVIRSVSSIDGVYGLVGARVVIEVMSSMKRHGVSEQDLPQLHTAIENVRLEGFAIHLPLDRTDGSDAVEEVIGWMDRLRAARLPLHTMFVSHLKADELARLQQQFPQTRFRARIGTRLWLGDHEATQYRGAVLDVTRVAKGERFGYRQQKAATDGYLVVVAGGTSHGVGLEAPKALHGVMPRAKGVARAGLATVNRNLAPFVWAGKQRWFAEPPHMQVSILFVPSDTTEPKVGDELVAHLRHTTTQFDRIVDR, encoded by the coding sequence ATGGCGCTCACGCTCTACGTCGACACCGCGCGCTGGCGGGCACACCAGAAACACGTGCAGGACCAGTTCCCGGGGCTCGTCCCCGTCTGCAAGGGCAACGGGTACGGCTTCGGGCACGAACGGCTGGCCGAAGAGGCCACCCGCATGGGCTCGGACATCCTCGCCGTGGGTACGACGTACGAGGCCGCCCGCATCAAGGACTGGTTCGGCGGCGATCTGCTGGTGCTGACGCCCTTCCGCAGGGGCGAGGAGCCCGTGCCGCTGCCCGACCGGGTGATCCGCTCGGTCTCCTCGATCGACGGGGTCTACGGACTGGTCGGCGCCCGGGTGGTCATCGAGGTGATGTCCTCGATGAAGCGGCACGGAGTGAGCGAGCAGGACCTGCCGCAGCTCCACACCGCCATAGAGAACGTGCGGCTGGAGGGCTTCGCCATCCACCTTCCGCTGGACCGCACCGACGGCTCGGACGCCGTCGAGGAGGTCATCGGCTGGATGGACCGGCTGCGCGCGGCCAGGCTGCCGCTGCACACGATGTTCGTCAGCCACCTCAAGGCCGACGAACTGGCGCGGCTGCAGCAGCAGTTCCCCCAGACCAGGTTCCGGGCGCGGATCGGCACCCGGCTGTGGCTGGGGGACCACGAGGCGACGCAGTACCGGGGCGCGGTCCTGGACGTGACGCGCGTGGCCAAGGGGGAACGCTTCGGCTACCGGCAGCAGAAGGCGGCCACCGACGGCTATCTCGTCGTCGTGGCGGGCGGTACGTCGCACGGGGTGGGTCTGGAGGCGCCCAAGGCGCTGCACGGCGTCATGCCGCGAGCCAAGGGCGTGGCGCGGGCCGGTCTGGCGACGGTCAACCGGAACCTCGCGCCGTTCGTGTGGGCGGGCAAGCAGCGCTGGTTCGCCGAGCCGCCGCACATGCAGGTCTCGATCCTCTTCGTCCCGTCGGACACCACGGAGCCGAAGGTCGGTGACGAGCTGGTGGCCCATCTGCGGCACACCACGACCCAGTTCGACCGGATCGTGGACCGCTGA
- a CDS encoding glycosyltransferase family 87 protein: MCGMPSGETTRAVEYEPDVVRPTKEDEVAALGSELFGGPLGRRALLGTSWWTPVRVVALVALGMFALGMVQKLPCYDSGWFFGASSQYTHACYSDIPHLYQGRGFADGLVPYFDKLPGDMDYLEYPVLTGVFMEVAAWLTPGGGSMQHQEQFYWFVNAGMLMVCAAVIAVCTVRTHRRRPWDGLLVALAPAFALTATINWDLLAVALLAAAMLMWSRGRPLAFGVLLGLATAAKFYPFLILGPLLVLCWRAGRWREYGRALFGAVAAWLVVNLPVLLLAPDGWSKFYRFSHDRGVDFGSIFLIVSQRWNTAISPDTANDWAMILMVLICAGLAVLTLTAPRRPRFAQLAFLIIAAFILTNKVYSPQYVLWLVPLAALARPRWRDFLIWQACEVGYFLGIWMYLAYTTSGDAHKGLPTGGYQLAVAVHLLGTLYLCAVVVRDILLPERDVVRRAGDDDPSGGVLDGAPDVFVLGPAARPVDEAPTRFEGPAVEWGADGASTAGHGSL, from the coding sequence ATGTGCGGCATGCCCAGCGGAGAGACGACGCGAGCCGTCGAGTACGAGCCGGACGTGGTGCGGCCGACCAAGGAGGACGAGGTCGCCGCCCTCGGCAGCGAGCTGTTCGGAGGCCCCCTCGGGCGCCGCGCCCTGCTCGGGACGTCCTGGTGGACGCCCGTGCGGGTCGTGGCCCTCGTCGCCCTCGGCATGTTCGCCCTCGGCATGGTGCAGAAACTGCCCTGCTACGACAGCGGATGGTTCTTCGGCGCCAGTTCCCAGTACACGCACGCGTGCTACTCGGACATCCCGCACCTGTACCAGGGGCGCGGCTTCGCCGACGGACTCGTGCCGTACTTCGACAAGCTCCCCGGCGACATGGACTACCTCGAATACCCGGTGCTCACCGGCGTGTTCATGGAGGTCGCCGCGTGGCTGACGCCCGGCGGCGGAAGCATGCAGCACCAGGAGCAGTTCTACTGGTTCGTCAACGCCGGAATGCTGATGGTGTGCGCCGCGGTCATCGCCGTGTGCACCGTGCGCACCCACCGCCGGCGTCCCTGGGACGGGCTTCTGGTGGCCCTCGCACCGGCCTTCGCCCTGACCGCCACCATCAACTGGGACCTGCTCGCCGTGGCCCTCCTGGCGGCCGCGATGCTCATGTGGTCGCGTGGCCGGCCCCTCGCGTTCGGTGTGCTGCTGGGGCTCGCCACGGCCGCCAAGTTCTATCCGTTCCTGATCCTCGGGCCGCTCCTGGTCCTGTGCTGGCGTGCGGGCCGGTGGCGGGAGTACGGGAGGGCGCTGTTCGGCGCTGTCGCGGCCTGGCTCGTGGTCAATCTTCCGGTGCTGCTGCTGGCCCCGGACGGCTGGTCGAAGTTCTACCGCTTCAGCCACGACCGGGGCGTCGACTTCGGCTCGATCTTCCTGATCGTCTCCCAGCGGTGGAACACCGCGATCAGCCCCGACACGGCCAACGACTGGGCCATGATCCTCATGGTGCTGATCTGCGCCGGCCTGGCTGTACTGACGCTGACCGCCCCGCGTCGGCCGCGTTTCGCCCAGCTGGCCTTCCTGATCATCGCGGCGTTCATCCTCACCAACAAGGTGTACTCACCGCAGTACGTGCTCTGGCTGGTCCCCCTCGCCGCGCTGGCCCGGCCGCGCTGGCGGGACTTCCTGATCTGGCAGGCGTGCGAGGTCGGCTACTTCCTGGGCATCTGGATGTATCTCGCGTACACGACGAGCGGGGACGCCCACAAGGGACTTCCTACGGGGGGCTACCAGCTCGCCGTCGCCGTCCATCTGCTCGGCACGCTGTACCTGTGCGCGGTGGTCGTCCGCGACATCCTGCTGCCGGAGCGGGACGTCGTACGGAGGGCGGGCGACGACGATCCCTCCGGCGGTGTCCTCGACGGGGCCCCGGACGTCTTCGTCCTCGGCCCGGCGGCCCGTCCGGTGGACGAAGCGCCGACGCGCTTCGAGGGACCCGCGGTGGAGTGGGGTGCCGACGGGGCGTCCACGGCGGGACATGGTTCGCTCTGA
- the femX gene encoding peptidoglycan bridge formation glycyltransferase FemX, which translates to MSLTLRTISREQHLAYMQSLPSASHMQVPAWADVKAEWRSENLGWFDRNGQLVGVGLVLYRQLPKIKRYLAYLPEGPVINWYAPNLDEWIQPMLAHLKQQGAFSVKMGPPVIIRRWEATSIKQGIQNPDVKRLRDIEADHIEPRAFEVADKLRRMGWQQGEDGGAGFGDVQPRYVYQVPLANRSLEEVHKNFNQLWRRNIKKAEKAGVEVVQGGYHDLEEWQRLYEITAVRDHFRPRPLSYFQRMWSALNNEDPNRMRLYFARHNGVNLSAATMLIVGGHVWYSYGASDNIGREFRPSNAMQWRMLRDAYALGATVYDLRGISDSLDETDHLFGLIQFKVGTGGQAAEYLGEWDFPLNKLLHKALDIYMSRR; encoded by the coding sequence ATGAGCCTGACCCTGAGGACGATCAGCCGCGAGCAGCATCTGGCGTACATGCAGAGCCTGCCGTCGGCGAGCCACATGCAGGTTCCCGCCTGGGCCGACGTCAAGGCGGAGTGGCGGTCGGAGAACCTCGGCTGGTTCGACAGGAACGGCCAGCTCGTCGGTGTCGGACTCGTCCTCTACCGCCAGCTTCCCAAGATCAAGCGGTATCTGGCGTACCTGCCCGAGGGCCCGGTGATCAACTGGTACGCGCCGAACCTGGACGAGTGGATCCAGCCGATGCTGGCCCACCTCAAGCAGCAGGGCGCCTTCTCCGTGAAGATGGGCCCGCCGGTGATCATCCGGCGCTGGGAGGCCACCTCCATCAAGCAGGGCATCCAGAACCCGGACGTCAAGCGGCTGCGCGACATCGAGGCGGACCACATCGAGCCGCGCGCCTTCGAGGTGGCCGACAAGCTGCGTCGCATGGGCTGGCAGCAGGGCGAGGACGGCGGGGCCGGCTTCGGCGACGTGCAGCCCCGCTACGTCTACCAGGTGCCGCTGGCCAACCGGTCGCTGGAAGAGGTGCACAAGAACTTCAACCAGCTCTGGCGACGCAACATCAAGAAGGCCGAGAAGGCGGGCGTCGAGGTGGTCCAGGGCGGCTACCACGACCTGGAGGAGTGGCAGCGGCTGTACGAGATCACGGCCGTGCGCGACCATTTCCGGCCGCGCCCGCTGTCGTACTTCCAGCGCATGTGGTCGGCCCTCAACAACGAGGACCCCAACCGCATGCGGCTGTACTTCGCCCGGCACAACGGAGTGAACCTTTCCGCTGCGACGATGCTGATCGTGGGCGGCCACGTCTGGTACTCCTACGGCGCCTCGGACAACATCGGCCGCGAGTTCCGTCCGTCCAACGCGATGCAGTGGCGGATGCTGCGGGACGCTTACGCGCTCGGCGCGACCGTGTACGACCTGCGCGGCATCTCCGACTCGTTGGACGAGACCGACCACCTGTTCGGCCTGATCCAGTTCAAGGTGGGCACGGGCGGGCAGGCGGCCGAGTACCTCGGCGAGTGGGACTTCCCGCTCAACAAGCTGCTCCACAAGGCACTCGACATCTACATGTCGCGCCGCTGA